A genomic segment from Aegilops tauschii subsp. strangulata cultivar AL8/78 chromosome 1, Aet v6.0, whole genome shotgun sequence encodes:
- the LOC141026923 gene encoding uncharacterized protein yields MWVQQDQAIFSAIQGSLGDGVAGLCLLAATSMDAWTTLEHAFAQVSNSCSMALRSELADIKKLDSSATTYFNKMKVLADMLTSISWPLSDEEFAGFFIKGLDADYDNIAEAVHTAKLAMPPHELYSRLLFTEQRVEARRSSATITSRPAAFWISRGQRPPAPSSGKPAPPPASTLGGGPNTWMVCHLCGRERHVASKCHRRFQSSFLGIGNDGKGNERQFAMADFGPPTAASATHIATAPAAHIAAKGKDPRVDQGYTLSYAVDPA; encoded by the coding sequence ATGTGGGTGCAGCAGGACCAGGCGATCTTCTCTGCCATCCAGGGCTCCCTCGGCGACGGGGTCGCAGGTCTCTGTCTCCTCGCCGCCACCTCCATGGACGCTTGGACGACCCTGGAGCACGCCTTTGCCCAGGTCTCTAACTCCTGCTCGATGGCCCTTCGCAGTGAGCTCGCGGACATTAAGAAGTTGGACTCCTCCGCCACGACCTACTTCAACAAGATGAAGGTGCTGGCGGACATGCTCACCTCTATCAGTTGGCCGCTCAGCGACGAGGAGTTTGCTGGCTTTTTCATCAAAGGCCTCGACGCCGACTATGACAATATCGCCGAGGCTGTTCACACCGCCAAGCTAGCGATGCCCCCGCACGAGCTCTACTCACGACTTCTCTTCACCGAGCAGCGCGTCGAGGCTCGTCGCTCCTCCGCCACCATCACATCACGGCCGGCAGCCTTCTGGATTTCTCGCGGCCAGCGTCCCCCTGCCCCGTCATCTGGCAAGCCCGCCCCGCCCCCTGCATCGACCTTGGGTGGGGGCCCTAACACTTGGATGGTATGCCATCTATGTGGTCGTGAACGCCATGTCGCCTCCAAGTGTCACCGCCGCTTTCAGAGCAGCTTCCTTGGCATCGGCAATGACGGCAAGGGCAACGAGCGCCAATTTGCGATGGCAGACTTTGGTCCCCCCACCGCCGCCTCGGCTACCCACATCGCCACCGCCCCAGCTGCCCACATCGCCGCCAAGGGCAAGGACCCGCGCGTCGACCAGGGGTACACGCTGTCCTATGCTGTTGATCCAGCCTAG